The proteins below come from a single Gimesia alba genomic window:
- a CDS encoding DUF1653 domain-containing protein translates to MKTGRYRHYKGNDYLVIGVARHSETEEEMVVYSPDYGQKGLWVRPKTMFLETVEVDGHEVPRFQYIGPE, encoded by the coding sequence ATGAAAACAGGCCGCTATCGTCATTACAAAGGGAACGACTATCTCGTCATCGGAGTTGCCCGTCACAGTGAAACAGAAGAAGAGATGGTGGTCTATAGTCCTGATTATGGCCAGAAAGGACTCTGGGTCCGCCCCAAAACCATGTTTCTGGAAACGGTCGAAGTCGACGGACATGAGGTACCCCGATTTCAATATATCGGCCCTGAATAA
- a CDS encoding CPXCG motif-containing cysteine-rich protein produces the protein MQDEATYLCDACGEEIVIPVDLTEGTEQEYVEDCPVCCHPNVIHVHVNPDGGVRIWAEVEDE, from the coding sequence ATGCAGGATGAAGCCACTTATCTCTGTGACGCTTGTGGAGAAGAAATCGTCATTCCCGTTGATCTGACGGAAGGGACCGAACAGGAATATGTCGAGGACTGTCCTGTCTGCTGTCATCCGAATGTGATTCACGTGCACGTCAATCCCGATGGAGGCGTGCGGATTTGGGCAGAAGTAGAAGATGAATAA
- a CDS encoding NPCBM/NEW2 domain-containing protein: protein MLSKENLTGTRVLLAVLFTFGFLVQIQMLAAGPSDQKIDFTVRYKELLLESQKAPSKQYLKEVAFDIIEVCEQAIQAGDYSAALKFAAFAVNTAKRSGNNHAFVVANGLKQHSSALLREYRKVEKYQQKLEKNPNDSQSAFHFGRFLALRQHDWRKGLFWLSKGDDVAYRTLAQKELSNPKDERSLLTLAAGWSQLAEKESGLEKQQLVSHSYELYQRAWSRTLGTDRARISNMMSELPIRYLNHMPEQDVIKGPWPLGKDGDCGSGKGRFTVNEMEFPNGLGLHPPTNGAARVRYELDGQYKTFVTGVALRDSTYNFTGTVYFSVIGDGNLLWKSVPVRARGDVQYCSVSVKDVNKLELRVECPGKSTGAHAVWLNPHVLKY from the coding sequence ATGTTGTCGAAAGAAAATCTAACTGGGACGCGCGTTCTTCTGGCCGTGTTATTCACGTTCGGTTTTCTGGTACAAATTCAGATGCTGGCAGCCGGGCCGTCGGATCAGAAAATCGATTTTACAGTTCGCTACAAGGAGCTCTTGCTGGAATCCCAGAAGGCGCCTTCGAAGCAATATTTAAAAGAAGTGGCATTCGATATCATCGAAGTCTGTGAGCAGGCGATTCAGGCAGGTGACTATTCTGCAGCTCTCAAATTCGCCGCTTTTGCTGTAAATACCGCTAAAAGATCCGGGAATAACCATGCTTTCGTCGTAGCCAATGGATTGAAGCAACACAGTTCCGCATTACTTCGCGAATATCGGAAAGTCGAAAAATATCAGCAGAAGCTTGAAAAAAATCCGAACGACTCACAATCGGCTTTTCACTTCGGTAGATTTCTTGCGTTGAGACAACATGACTGGCGAAAAGGACTTTTCTGGCTCAGTAAAGGTGATGATGTAGCTTACCGGACATTGGCTCAAAAGGAACTTTCCAATCCAAAAGACGAACGTTCTCTTTTGACACTTGCCGCTGGCTGGTCACAACTAGCCGAAAAAGAGTCAGGCTTGGAGAAACAGCAGTTGGTGTCACATAGTTATGAGTTGTATCAACGGGCGTGGAGTCGGACGCTCGGAACGGATCGAGCCCGGATTAGTAACATGATGTCCGAATTACCGATCCGATATCTGAATCACATGCCGGAACAGGATGTGATCAAGGGCCCCTGGCCTCTGGGGAAGGATGGTGATTGCGGAAGTGGTAAAGGACGATTTACCGTCAACGAGATGGAGTTTCCGAATGGCCTGGGACTACATCCTCCTACTAACGGTGCAGCCAGAGTGCGTTATGAGTTGGATGGTCAATACAAAACGTTCGTCACTGGCGTTGCACTCAGAGACAGTACTTATAATTTTACCGGAACCGTTTATTTCTCGGTGATCGGGGATGGTAATTTACTATGGAAATCTGTGCCGGTTCGCGCACGAGGTGATGTTCAATACTGTTCTGTGTCAGTAAAAGATGTGAATAAATTGGAGCTACGAGTAGAGTGCCCTGGCAAATCAACAGGCGCCCATGCAGTCTGGCTCAATCCACACGTTTTAAAGTATTAA
- a CDS encoding TIGR00341 family protein, whose product MILRVMQIFIPDSDHENLDDLLEGREILGRWRDTDSGQIVLHLLVPAEETEPIMDRFEQAYGDTKGFHVLLFPVEAVLPRLKPEPDEEEEEADKPKEKNNGKERISREELYSNVSEGLGVTRVFMGLVMLSVVVAGVGLLRDDVAVIIGAMVIAPLLGPNVAMSLAVTLGDFDLLRSALKTNIAGSGSAFLLSILGGFLFVVDPEIPSIASRTQVDLGDILLALAAGCAGTLAFTQGLSGAVIGVMVAVALVPPLVACGMLLGNGSFALAGGAFLLTVTNLICINLAGVATFLLQGVRPRSWWEVERARKATIQSMLIWIVLLLILGLVLWLNHD is encoded by the coding sequence ATGATTCTGCGGGTCATGCAAATCTTCATTCCGGATAGCGACCATGAGAACCTGGATGATCTGTTGGAAGGGCGTGAAATTCTTGGCCGCTGGAGGGATACGGACTCCGGTCAAATTGTACTGCACCTGCTGGTTCCTGCCGAGGAAACAGAGCCGATTATGGATCGGTTTGAACAGGCATACGGAGACACGAAAGGTTTTCACGTGCTCCTGTTTCCGGTGGAAGCTGTGTTGCCCCGCTTGAAACCGGAGCCAGATGAAGAAGAAGAGGAAGCAGACAAACCGAAAGAGAAGAATAACGGCAAGGAACGCATCAGCCGCGAGGAACTCTATTCGAATGTCAGCGAGGGGCTGGGTGTCACCCGGGTCTTTATGGGGCTGGTCATGCTCTCGGTCGTTGTGGCAGGCGTGGGATTGCTGCGGGATGATGTCGCCGTGATTATCGGAGCGATGGTGATCGCGCCGCTTTTGGGGCCGAATGTGGCGATGTCGCTGGCAGTGACCTTAGGCGATTTCGACCTGCTGCGCAGCGCGTTGAAAACCAATATTGCCGGTTCGGGTTCCGCATTTTTATTATCGATCTTAGGTGGATTCCTCTTCGTGGTTGATCCTGAAATCCCCTCGATTGCCTCTCGGACCCAGGTTGATCTTGGGGATATCCTGCTGGCATTGGCTGCGGGTTGCGCCGGAACGCTGGCGTTCACGCAAGGCCTCTCGGGAGCAGTGATCGGCGTGATGGTGGCTGTCGCGCTGGTACCGCCGCTGGTCGCATGCGGCATGCTGCTCGGAAATGGTTCGTTTGCATTAGCCGGAGGAGCGTTTCTGCTGACTGTAACGAACCTGATCTGCATCAATCTGGCCGGCGTCGCAACATTTCTGCTGCAGGGAGTTCGACCTCGCAGCTGGTGGGAAGTCGAACGGGCGCGAAAAGCCACGATTCAGTCGATGCTGATCTGGATCGTCCTCTTGCTGATTCTGGGACTGGTACTCTGGCTGAACCATGATTGA
- a CDS encoding DoxX family protein, with amino-acid sequence MKLITKSLKSKASSAVILIRLLVGLVFLSEGIQKFLYPEIRGAGRFVKIGLPEPEFLSYFVASFEIVCGVLIVLGLLTRLAVLPTITIMLVAIFSTKIPMLSEEGFWHMAHAARTDFSMLLGSLYLLIVGAGPLSIDAILSWKKKPKKQSADA; translated from the coding sequence ATGAAGTTGATTACCAAATCATTGAAATCAAAAGCTTCTTCCGCCGTGATCCTGATCCGGTTACTGGTGGGACTGGTGTTTCTCTCGGAAGGGATTCAGAAGTTTCTGTATCCTGAGATTCGTGGCGCCGGTCGATTTGTGAAGATCGGTTTACCGGAACCGGAGTTCCTCTCCTATTTCGTTGCCAGTTTTGAAATCGTGTGTGGCGTGCTGATTGTACTGGGACTGTTAACACGGCTGGCAGTGCTGCCGACGATTACGATCATGCTGGTCGCGATTTTCTCGACCAAAATCCCCATGCTGTCGGAAGAAGGGTTCTGGCACATGGCGCACGCTGCCCGCACTGACTTTTCAATGTTGCTGGGCTCGCTGTATCTGTTGATTGTGGGAGCCGGGCCACTCTCGATTGACGCCATCCTGTCATGGAAGAAAAAGCCCAAAAAGCAATCTGCCGATGCGTGA
- a CDS encoding dual specificity protein phosphatase family protein has translation MREVFSQLLWIGNARDARDVQGVLDLGIAAVIDLALEEPPITFPREIVYCRLPLIDGDENNPAILESAIETTTRFVQSEVPTLVACSGGMSRSPAIAAAAMSRINQTRFADIIKQIAADGPCDVAPGLWNAIQALLEP, from the coding sequence ATGCGTGAAGTATTTTCTCAACTGTTATGGATCGGCAATGCGCGGGACGCCCGCGATGTGCAAGGAGTACTGGACCTCGGCATTGCCGCCGTCATCGACCTGGCGCTGGAAGAACCACCGATCACGTTTCCGCGAGAGATTGTCTACTGCCGTCTGCCTTTGATTGACGGAGACGAAAACAATCCCGCGATTCTGGAATCGGCGATTGAGACAACAACGCGGTTCGTTCAATCCGAAGTGCCCACTTTGGTCGCCTGCAGTGGGGGCATGAGCCGTTCCCCGGCCATCGCTGCCGCCGCGATGTCCCGCATCAATCAGACCCGTTTCGCTGACATCATAAAACAGATCGCCGCCGACGGTCCCTGTGATGTGGCCCCCGGTTTGTGGAATGCGATTCAAGCGCTGCTGGAACCGTAA
- a CDS encoding serpin family protein translates to MTDQTTDTQSKQDVQTTVNDCNQYACELFLKLAGESEGNLFFSPSSISMALAMTLAGAKGETAREMQEALGFSLEPARVHEAFRRLRAETRTGGVELSIANRLWGQTGYQFLPEYLKTIEHAYDAGLETVDFQNAPGETASQINAWVTKQTNGKIDRLVTPQNFNELTRLVLTNAIYFLGGWEEEFEPEETKEEPFQLSQGEETIVPLMHQTNSFGYGEDEGLQVLELPYRQHDFTTRIVESEDGFPYMEQEEIPGGGSDFVMNILLPRESGRLPALENQIHAASLQQWMTTRSCEVKVSLPQFRVESSMELNQQLQSLGMQRAFSRDEAEFSNMSDDPEGLFLGAILHKAFVEVNEKGTEAAGVTGVIVAGGCVRDDEPPKEFRADHPFLFLIRDRKTRLIHFMGRLVNPSQPAVP, encoded by the coding sequence ATGACGGACCAGACAACCGACACGCAGAGCAAACAGGATGTGCAGACGACAGTCAACGACTGCAATCAGTATGCCTGTGAGCTGTTCTTGAAATTAGCCGGGGAAAGCGAAGGGAATCTCTTCTTTTCGCCAAGCAGTATTTCCATGGCACTGGCGATGACGCTTGCCGGAGCTAAGGGAGAAACGGCGCGCGAAATGCAGGAAGCACTTGGGTTCTCTCTGGAGCCGGCGCGTGTTCATGAAGCGTTTCGACGTTTGCGTGCAGAGACGAGAACCGGTGGCGTAGAATTGAGTATCGCCAACCGGCTCTGGGGACAAACCGGCTATCAGTTTCTACCAGAATATCTGAAAACAATAGAACACGCTTATGATGCAGGATTGGAAACGGTCGATTTTCAGAATGCCCCTGGTGAGACAGCCAGCCAGATCAATGCCTGGGTTACGAAGCAGACTAACGGAAAAATTGATCGACTGGTTACGCCTCAGAACTTTAATGAATTAACCCGGCTGGTGTTGACCAATGCCATCTATTTTCTGGGCGGGTGGGAAGAGGAGTTTGAACCAGAGGAAACAAAAGAAGAACCGTTTCAATTATCCCAGGGTGAGGAAACGATCGTACCCCTGATGCATCAGACGAATTCGTTCGGCTACGGTGAAGATGAAGGTCTCCAGGTGTTGGAACTTCCCTACCGGCAGCATGATTTTACGACCCGGATCGTCGAGAGCGAAGACGGATTTCCTTACATGGAACAAGAAGAGATTCCCGGAGGGGGAAGTGATTTCGTCATGAATATTCTGCTGCCCCGCGAATCAGGTAGATTGCCTGCGCTTGAAAACCAGATCCATGCTGCCTCTTTGCAACAATGGATGACAACACGTAGTTGTGAGGTCAAAGTCAGTCTCCCCCAATTTCGCGTCGAATCTTCAATGGAATTGAATCAGCAGTTACAGTCGTTGGGGATGCAGCGGGCTTTTTCACGAGACGAAGCCGAATTTTCCAATATGTCAGATGATCCGGAAGGCCTGTTTTTAGGTGCCATTCTGCATAAAGCGTTTGTTGAAGTGAACGAAAAAGGGACTGAAGCCGCAGGTGTGACAGGGGTGATCGTGGCGGGAGGTTGTGTCAGGGATGATGAACCGCCGAAAGAATTTCGCGCCGACCACCCGTTTCTGTTTCTAATCCGGGATCGAAAAACCCGGTTGATCCATTTCATGGGTCGGTTAGTCAATCCCTCTCAGCCTGCAGTACCTTGA